The proteins below come from a single Afipia felis ATCC 53690 genomic window:
- a CDS encoding DUF2478 domain-containing protein, translating into MTPLSASIATVIGSDSQAIQSLFKAQVKEWRSEGVNVVGLIGEAHALPDRSCAAGFLRDLASEARFSMYLETPPSDTSCHLDGSGVDAACMALLGQIEASDVVVLSKFGKLEGMGRGLRPAFEAAASAGKPILTTVSEKHRDAWAEFTGGTTMIPDNPAAIRAWWASLQAGNPAVA; encoded by the coding sequence ATGACGCCTCTCTCCGCATCCATCGCCACTGTAATCGGCTCTGACAGTCAGGCCATCCAGTCGTTGTTCAAGGCGCAAGTCAAGGAATGGCGCAGCGAAGGCGTGAATGTCGTCGGGCTGATTGGCGAGGCGCATGCCCTGCCCGACCGGAGTTGCGCTGCCGGCTTTCTGCGCGACCTTGCGAGCGAAGCGCGATTTTCGATGTATCTGGAAACGCCGCCAAGCGACACCTCGTGCCACCTTGACGGCAGCGGCGTCGATGCCGCCTGTATGGCACTGCTGGGGCAGATCGAGGCAAGCGATGTCGTCGTGCTGAGCAAGTTCGGCAAGCTGGAGGGCATGGGCCGCGGGCTGCGTCCCGCTTTTGAGGCCGCGGCTTCCGCCGGAAAACCAATCCTGACCACAGTGTCGGAGAAACATCGGGACGCATGGGCGGAATTTACCGGCGGCACGACCATGATCCCCGACAATCCAGCCGCCATTCGCGCATGGTGGGCCAGCCTGCAGGCAGGCAATCCCGCGGTAGCCTGA